A window from Candidatus Margulisiibacteriota bacterium encodes these proteins:
- a CDS encoding cyclic nucleotide-binding domain-containing protein, translating to MKDKKELLDGIKHVIMPRFHLNDEQFYDVFDSAVLTNIKPGIKLFTEGKHNDNIFFIADGIADIYKEGQHLNIVERGDILGEMSLVGVDKSTATVIAKTDMVLFKFNKIKFDILLNRYPLMNKAVVMETISRKIQQYEANRKD from the coding sequence ATGAAAGACAAAAAAGAGCTTTTAGATGGAATTAAGCATGTAATAATGCCGCGGTTCCATTTAAATGATGAGCAATTCTACGACGTTTTTGATAGTGCAGTTCTCACCAATATCAAACCCGGTATCAAGCTTTTTACTGAAGGAAAGCATAACGATAATATTTTTTTTATCGCGGACGGAATTGCGGACATTTATAAAGAAGGCCAGCATCTGAATATCGTAGAACGTGGAGATATATTGGGGGAAATGTCCCTGGTTGGGGTAGATAAAAGTACGGCCACAGTAATAGCAAAAACAGATATGGTGCTTTTTAAATTTAACAAAATAAAATTTGATATCCTACTTAACCGTTATCCGCTTATGAATAAGGCAGTGGTTATGGAGACTATAAGCCGCAAAATCCAGCAATACGAAGCTAATCGTAAAGATTAG
- a CDS encoding metalloregulator ArsR/SmtB family transcription factor, with the protein MDKKQEYIKIFRSLANEERLDIILKLYKEGELCASDIEKNFFMEQSTTSHHLNYLKSVGILDSRKQGRNVYYKVNLNNLTSLYENFLKDLFEIKK; encoded by the coding sequence GTGGATAAAAAACAAGAGTATATAAAAATTTTCAGATCGCTAGCCAATGAAGAGAGGCTGGATATTATTTTAAAGTTGTATAAAGAGGGAGAACTTTGTGCCAGTGATATAGAAAAAAACTTTTTTATGGAGCAGTCTACAACATCTCATCATTTGAATTATTTAAAAAGTGTAGGTATTCTCGATTCCAGAAAACAGGGCCGAAATGTATATTATAAAGTTAATTTGAATAATTTAACTTCACTGTATGAAAATTTCTTAAAGGATTTATTTGAAATTAAGAAATAG